The Shewanella sp. MTB7 genome includes a window with the following:
- a CDS encoding LysR substrate-binding domain-containing protein, protein MRKLPPLRALQVFEAAARLQHFSQAGAELCISQSAVSHQVRLLEQYFGTHLFDRSRRQLTLTAKGAQLAKGLELEFNELSNLCQQAQGVPSQDLTLVVYSSFAVKWLIPRLGDFKRHHPEVKLRLEMVSQDPELVGLDCDILITGQKVPRGFHQECLLQERLIPVCSPSYAEQHSPMELANFQQYMLLIVDEGPLGLDWPRWCERNQIDFDQGATHQVVSHVLLAIEAAIAGLGITLASDFMVEQDIEQGRLVALPWPDIHTGFEFLFSCHRQRLAEPGIVKVRSWLQGQLAQN, encoded by the coding sequence ATGAGAAAGCTACCTCCCCTTAGAGCGCTACAAGTATTTGAAGCCGCGGCTAGATTACAACACTTCTCCCAAGCTGGTGCTGAACTATGTATTAGCCAGAGTGCGGTATCCCATCAAGTTCGCTTACTTGAACAATATTTTGGCACTCACCTGTTTGATCGTAGTCGTCGTCAATTGACGCTAACTGCCAAGGGGGCGCAATTGGCCAAAGGCCTTGAGCTGGAGTTCAATGAACTTTCTAATCTCTGTCAACAGGCACAAGGTGTACCTAGTCAGGACTTGACCTTAGTGGTTTATAGTTCGTTCGCCGTTAAATGGTTGATCCCACGACTTGGGGACTTTAAACGACACCACCCAGAGGTGAAACTGCGTTTAGAGATGGTCAGCCAAGATCCGGAGCTCGTAGGACTCGATTGCGATATCTTAATTACTGGCCAAAAGGTACCCCGAGGATTTCATCAGGAGTGTTTGCTACAGGAGCGTCTTATCCCTGTTTGTAGCCCAAGTTATGCCGAACAACACTCGCCAATGGAGCTGGCAAATTTTCAGCAATATATGTTGCTTATTGTCGATGAGGGGCCGTTGGGGCTTGATTGGCCACGCTGGTGTGAGCGCAATCAAATCGATTTTGATCAAGGTGCTACTCACCAGGTGGTCAGCCATGTGCTGTTGGCGATTGAAGCGGCAATTGCTGGTTTAGGTATTACCTTGGCCTCAGACTTTATGGTGGAACAAGATATCGAACAGGGGCGACTCGTAGCCTTACCCTGGCCAGATATCCACACTGGCTTTGAATTCCTCTTTAGTTGCCATCGCCAGCGATTAGCCGAGCCCGGCATCGTCAAAGTGCGCAGCTGGCTGCAAGGGCAGTTGGCACAAAACTAA
- a CDS encoding DMT family transporter codes for MKNKVQLGLLLLIAGNLFSALYDVSIKWLPSDTNATTFLLVRQITSIFILAPLWFWVGKPQPERWGIHFWRANIGAVGALGLIIGLMALPLASVSALFYTAPLMIMVLGYLFLKERVTPGQWLCAVLGMMGVLLILKPGSMALAGGAVLFSALTFAICQLSLRKLSFNDHPILPLMLYNLLALPLAMIMAGIQGVVGLSWQLLIVALISNVCLLVYHWFCVLAYRQAQAGEIAIAEYSGLLFIVFMGWLLFDEWLDNLAWIGAALVVLPSLLLPQVKKLRQHLKGKTVNDVCNDIKIAD; via the coding sequence ATGAAAAACAAGGTACAGCTGGGTTTACTATTACTGATCGCAGGGAATCTATTCAGCGCTTTGTATGATGTCAGTATTAAGTGGCTACCAAGTGATACTAATGCCACCACATTTCTATTAGTGAGACAAATTACTTCGATCTTTATCCTCGCCCCTCTATGGTTCTGGGTAGGAAAGCCTCAGCCTGAGCGTTGGGGGATTCACTTTTGGCGAGCGAATATTGGAGCTGTAGGTGCACTAGGTCTAATCATAGGTTTAATGGCATTGCCACTGGCCAGTGTTAGCGCGCTATTTTATACCGCGCCTTTAATGATCATGGTGCTAGGTTATCTCTTTTTAAAAGAGCGAGTCACACCAGGACAATGGTTATGTGCAGTATTGGGAATGATGGGGGTACTATTAATTTTAAAACCAGGTTCCATGGCATTGGCAGGGGGAGCCGTGCTATTTAGCGCGTTAACCTTTGCGATCTGTCAGTTGAGCTTGCGTAAACTGTCTTTCAACGACCACCCGATTCTGCCTTTAATGCTCTATAACCTATTAGCTTTACCTCTAGCGATGATAATGGCTGGGATTCAAGGCGTAGTAGGATTAAGTTGGCAGCTATTGATCGTCGCCTTGATCAGCAATGTCTGTTTATTGGTGTATCACTGGTTTTGTGTTCTAGCTTATCGTCAAGCTCAAGCAGGAGAGATTGCCATTGCTGAATATTCAGGCTTACTGTTTATTGTCTTTATGGGCTGGTTACTCTTCGATGAGTGGTTAGATAACTTAGCCTGGATTGGCGCAGCCTTAGTCGTGTTACCTTCACTACTATTACCCCAAGTTAAAAAGCTACGACAGCACTTGAAAGGTAAGACAGTAAATGATGTGTGTAACGATATAAAAATTGCTGACTAA
- a CDS encoding TM2 domain-containing protein, producing the protein MKNIDCPQCSHTIDLNVVTCPQCHAAQGLEALAGVDPHVHIKNQNLTVWFGFLFGGLGLHKFYLGQYVKGCLYLVFSWTLVPMIVGWIDAVRTLKMSPFSFEQRYCRRVARHWL; encoded by the coding sequence GTGAAAAACATAGATTGCCCACAATGCAGCCATACGATTGATCTTAATGTCGTCACTTGCCCCCAATGTCATGCGGCCCAAGGCTTAGAGGCACTTGCTGGCGTAGATCCACACGTTCATATTAAAAATCAGAACCTTACGGTTTGGTTTGGCTTTTTATTTGGTGGCTTAGGCTTGCATAAGTTCTATTTAGGTCAATACGTAAAGGGCTGTTTATATTTAGTCTTTAGCTGGACGCTAGTACCCATGATTGTTGGCTGGATTGATGCCGTTCGTACCCTTAAGATGAGCCCATTTAGTTTCGAGCAGCGTTACTGTCGCAGAGTAGCTCGTCACTGGCTTTAA
- a CDS encoding LytR/AlgR family response regulator transcription factor — MLKVLIVDDEYLARIELTRLLSKHADIEIVGEAEEGYQALEILKKTAVDLVFVDIQMPEMDGLGFAKQAQSQQFQLVFCTAFSEHAVDAFELNAFDYIVKPIMPDRLEAVLNKVRLIQETHDETESDHSQFLPDNHGLLLKFGSDYKIVRINEIFRFESLGNHVAVYSDSGKSYLHISLSKVEKRLDPTLFFKASRSDIVRVDQIKKIEEGMASGSLQVHMCNGQEIDVSRRQVQLLRKVFSIDHF, encoded by the coding sequence ATGCTAAAAGTGTTAATCGTTGATGATGAATATTTAGCTCGCATTGAGCTCACCCGACTGCTAAGTAAGCATGCTGACATTGAGATTGTTGGTGAGGCTGAAGAGGGTTATCAGGCGCTTGAAATATTAAAAAAAACAGCGGTTGATTTAGTCTTTGTTGATATACAGATGCCAGAGATGGATGGACTTGGGTTTGCGAAACAGGCCCAATCTCAGCAGTTTCAACTAGTATTTTGTACTGCCTTTAGTGAGCATGCAGTTGATGCCTTTGAGTTGAATGCTTTTGATTACATTGTTAAACCTATAATGCCTGATCGACTCGAAGCGGTTCTGAATAAAGTGCGTCTTATACAAGAGACCCATGATGAAACTGAGTCTGACCATTCTCAGTTTTTACCGGATAATCATGGTCTGCTGCTTAAATTTGGCTCTGATTATAAAATTGTCAGAATTAATGAGATTTTTCGTTTTGAATCTTTGGGGAATCATGTTGCTGTTTATTCTGACTCTGGAAAGTCCTATCTTCATATCTCCTTGTCTAAAGTTGAGAAAAGACTCGATCCGACTCTTTTTTTTAAAGCCAGTCGTAGCGATATTGTGCGTGTTGATCAAATCAAAAAAATTGAGGAGGGGATGGCATCTGGGAGTCTACAAGTGCATATGTGTAATGGACAAGAGATTGATGTGAGTCGTAGACAGGTCCAACTGTTACGTAAGGTATTTAGCATAGACCATTTCTAA
- a CDS encoding sensor histidine kinase has translation MPYAMSSAVESTWLFNFYLNSRNTSKSYRAAMLIMFWLHFILTWSVMLSLIEVPERHYNDIILRSFLEAALLVGVCHCLIRPYLRMNLIGSSVDIRSTLKGLLYVAFISFIYFLLSYSMGQMSFLKGTDISQIQVVTQKGKIGGEVTLLAIAIIGTLESFATLFLWSVAYLVWHFHKNKKELQVQVNESQIQQLTNQLSPHFLFNTLNSIRALIFADQEKAAEVLTLLSDLLRSQMQSQIKIQSTLEQDWLLTSKYLSIEKVRFDKRLELIVDLDESTLRESIPTLTLLTLAENAIKHGIATSSKPGFICIESQVVTANMWRLSVTNTVHSPKNQPGTRVGLHNIKKRLELMFARQYTFSSALDNKLFTVSMELPYAKSVNR, from the coding sequence ATGCCTTACGCTATGAGTAGTGCTGTTGAGTCGACGTGGCTCTTCAATTTCTATTTAAATAGCCGTAATACAAGTAAAAGCTACCGTGCAGCCATGCTTATTATGTTTTGGCTGCATTTTATTTTGACTTGGTCTGTGATGCTCTCATTAATAGAGGTTCCAGAGCGTCATTATAATGATATTATTCTTCGCTCGTTTTTAGAAGCAGCGTTATTAGTTGGGGTATGTCACTGTTTGATTCGACCCTATCTAAGAATGAACTTGATTGGTTCAAGTGTAGATATACGCAGTACATTGAAAGGCTTGTTGTATGTCGCCTTTATCTCTTTTATCTATTTTCTACTCTCTTACAGTATGGGACAGATGAGCTTCTTAAAAGGTACTGACATCAGTCAGATCCAAGTCGTTACCCAAAAGGGCAAGATAGGTGGAGAAGTGACCTTGTTAGCCATTGCTATTATTGGCACTTTAGAATCATTTGCGACTCTGTTTTTATGGAGTGTTGCTTATCTAGTCTGGCATTTCCATAAAAATAAGAAAGAGTTGCAGGTACAGGTTAATGAGAGTCAAATTCAACAGTTGACCAATCAATTAAGCCCACATTTTCTGTTTAACACGTTAAATAGTATTAGAGCATTAATTTTTGCAGATCAAGAAAAAGCTGCTGAAGTACTTACTCTTTTATCTGATTTATTACGAAGTCAGATGCAATCACAAATTAAAATTCAGTCAACGCTAGAACAAGACTGGTTACTGACCTCTAAATATCTATCTATTGAAAAAGTTCGTTTTGATAAAAGATTAGAGTTAATCGTCGATCTTGATGAGAGTACTTTACGAGAATCAATTCCGACATTGACCTTGTTGACGTTAGCTGAGAATGCTATTAAACATGGTATTGCAACCAGTAGTAAGCCTGGCTTTATCTGTATAGAAAGTCAGGTTGTGACAGCCAATATGTGGCGATTATCCGTGACGAATACTGTTCACTCCCCCAAAAACCAGCCAGGTACTCGAGTTGGATTACATAACATCAAAAAGCGACTTGAATTGATGTTTGCTAGGCAATATACGTTTTCAAGTGCGTTAGATAATAAGCTTTTTACGGTTTCAATGGAGCTTCCCTATGCTAAAAGTGTTAATCGTTGA
- a CDS encoding ABC transporter permease, with product MLNRIFHSAYEGSVAAVESIFAHSFRSALTTLGIIIGVASVITVVSIMEGLSQGVDNQLKDLGSDMVTIKAHTNTELEMLGVTNQLTYDDYLLIKSKILGIKDIVAKMRAFSFGSEARFGQYSTHTQVIGTESDYQNVVNIFPVEGRFLSNIDDAKRRRVVFVGSSVLKKLNLPLHPVGEFILLGEEWFKVIGVAETRGSLFGFDQDNYIIAPFSTIRSLNGTDRTNNIDIIFRPESGVDLTLLNDRIRNILRKKYRLTESEQDFFEFETAAKTRKQFSDITDSITYVAAGVVGISLIVGGIGIMNIMLVSVTERTKEIGIAKALGATSRTILTQFLIEASILALFGGVIGILLGYLLAGVVFMFMPVIGSVAVPTWAIWLALGFSATIGVVFGIAPAIKASKLDPIDALRYE from the coding sequence ATGTTAAATCGAATATTCCATAGCGCCTATGAAGGTTCTGTTGCCGCGGTAGAGTCTATTTTTGCTCATAGTTTTAGAAGTGCCCTGACGACCCTAGGTATTATTATTGGTGTTGCATCTGTCATTACCGTGGTTTCCATCATGGAGGGATTGAGTCAAGGAGTCGATAATCAGCTTAAAGACTTAGGCAGTGACATGGTTACGATAAAAGCTCATACCAATACAGAGTTGGAGATGTTAGGTGTGACTAACCAACTTACTTATGATGATTACCTATTAATTAAAAGTAAGATATTGGGAATTAAAGATATTGTGGCAAAAATGCGCGCATTTAGTTTTGGTTCTGAAGCTCGCTTTGGTCAATATAGCACTCATACTCAAGTGATAGGCACTGAAAGTGATTATCAAAATGTGGTTAATATATTTCCTGTTGAAGGTCGTTTCCTTTCCAATATTGATGATGCAAAACGTCGGCGTGTTGTATTTGTAGGTAGTTCTGTGTTAAAAAAGTTAAACCTTCCACTTCACCCCGTGGGTGAGTTTATATTATTGGGGGAAGAGTGGTTTAAAGTTATCGGTGTTGCTGAGACCCGAGGAAGTTTATTCGGATTCGATCAAGATAACTATATTATCGCGCCTTTCAGTACAATACGTTCATTAAATGGAACCGATCGCACCAATAACATTGATATTATTTTTCGCCCAGAATCTGGTGTCGACTTAACGCTATTAAATGACAGAATTCGTAACATATTAAGAAAGAAATATCGATTAACCGAATCTGAACAAGATTTTTTTGAATTTGAAACTGCAGCAAAAACACGTAAACAGTTTAGTGATATTACTGACTCTATTACCTATGTTGCAGCTGGAGTTGTTGGTATTAGTTTAATTGTTGGTGGCATAGGGATTATGAACATCATGCTTGTCTCTGTAACAGAGAGAACAAAAGAAATTGGGATAGCAAAGGCCTTAGGGGCTACTTCCAGAACTATTCTGACTCAATTTTTAATTGAGGCCAGTATCTTAGCGCTTTTCGGTGGAGTGATTGGTATTTTATTAGGTTACCTTTTAGCGGGAGTTGTTTTTATGTTTATGCCTGTTATCGGTTCTGTAGCAGTGCCGACATGGGCGATTTGGCTTGCGCTTGGTTTTAGTGCAACCATCGGTGTTGTTTTTGGTATTGCTCCTGCAATTAAAGCGTCAAAACTGGATCCTATTGATGCCTTACGCTATGAGTAG
- a CDS encoding ABC transporter ATP-binding protein, with protein MHQSNPIIELRGVSKTYQIGDEGYMALQEIDLTITNNEFVAITGPSGSGKSTLMNILGCLSTPTAGAYQLNNQDVANYDEDQLAHVRNYSIGFIFQSFNLLPRQSVLQNVIHPLKYRSMSSAERKRRALNSLEKVGLGDKIDSLPSQLSGGQRQRVAIARALVTEPEILLGDEPTGNLDSKTTHEIMALFDQLHEQGQTVVLVTHEQDIADHCQREIRLVDGLLASDVSKERVNWGLAC; from the coding sequence ATGCATCAATCTAACCCCATAATAGAACTAAGAGGCGTAAGCAAAACCTATCAAATCGGTGATGAAGGATATATGGCATTGCAAGAGATTGATCTTACCATCACGAATAATGAGTTTGTTGCTATTACAGGCCCTTCGGGGTCGGGAAAGTCAACCTTGATGAATATTCTTGGTTGCTTATCTACCCCTACAGCTGGCGCATATCAGTTGAATAACCAAGATGTGGCTAATTATGATGAGGATCAATTGGCTCATGTTAGAAATTATTCAATAGGGTTCATTTTCCAAAGTTTTAATTTGTTACCTCGCCAGAGTGTTCTACAAAATGTTATTCACCCATTAAAATATCGCTCTATGTCATCAGCTGAGCGAAAGCGTCGGGCATTGAATTCGCTAGAAAAGGTGGGGCTTGGTGATAAAATCGACTCTCTTCCTAGTCAGTTGTCAGGAGGTCAGAGACAGAGAGTTGCTATCGCCAGGGCATTGGTCACCGAGCCTGAGATATTATTAGGCGATGAACCGACTGGAAATTTAGATAGTAAGACAACTCATGAGATCATGGCTCTTTTTGACCAACTGCATGAGCAGGGACAGACGGTTGTATTAGTTACACATGAACAAGATATTGCAGATCATTGTCAACGAGAGATTAGGTTAGTCGATGGGTTGCTGGCGTCCGATGTTTCCAAGGAAAGAGTCAATTGGGGGCTAGCATGTTAA
- a CDS encoding efflux RND transporter periplasmic adaptor subunit, giving the protein MKKILSFTFVLLSVSLLIFISKEKSISDGVTVDTHVVSEDQINETILASGNLRFASEIQIRSEVTGIVNRVYVKEGQLVKKGELLMELDPKIFIAEVRRSHAAVEIQLIEIQRLEEIANEAARRAGQYLKLLGQGLTDQDTAAQLQSQLKVARINVKAAIQGLEQYKAILAQSQNRLDQSRFLAAIDGLISTVDIKEGETVIVGTTNIVGSPLMTLADVDSYVAQIRVDEADVSNIEIGQEVEIFAAATPQIASLGQISSISTSAKKDSVNKGLYYKVEVTLQKGQLVYPGMSCRAEIVLARSGIELIIPIAAVKQLDGVNFVWVVEDNKAVKRDIQLGLSTDTEQIVLSGLAHKELVIVGPSRQVKALKNGTEVEHKESYHASI; this is encoded by the coding sequence ATGAAAAAAATATTGTCATTTACTTTTGTTTTACTGAGCGTCTCTCTTTTGATTTTTATTAGTAAAGAGAAATCGATATCCGATGGCGTTACTGTTGATACCCATGTTGTTTCAGAAGATCAAATTAATGAAACAATTTTGGCATCAGGTAATTTAAGGTTTGCTAGTGAAATCCAAATACGATCTGAAGTTACAGGGATTGTTAACCGTGTTTATGTAAAGGAAGGGCAGCTTGTAAAGAAAGGCGAACTGCTTATGGAGCTGGATCCAAAGATCTTTATTGCTGAAGTTCGTAGATCTCACGCCGCTGTTGAAATTCAGTTAATTGAGATTCAACGATTAGAGGAAATAGCCAATGAAGCCGCTCGTCGAGCAGGACAGTACCTGAAGTTGCTGGGTCAAGGGCTAACTGATCAGGACACTGCTGCACAGTTACAGAGTCAATTAAAAGTGGCGAGGATTAATGTGAAAGCCGCAATACAGGGACTAGAACAATATAAAGCTATCTTAGCTCAAAGCCAGAACCGTTTAGATCAATCTCGTTTTCTTGCTGCAATAGATGGGTTGATTTCCACGGTTGATATAAAAGAGGGGGAAACGGTGATAGTTGGTACAACCAACATTGTTGGTAGCCCTTTAATGACCTTGGCAGATGTCGACTCTTATGTTGCTCAGATCCGAGTTGATGAAGCCGATGTTTCCAACATTGAGATTGGTCAGGAAGTTGAAATTTTTGCTGCTGCAACACCACAAATAGCGTCCTTGGGCCAAATATCCTCTATCAGCACTTCGGCAAAAAAGGATAGCGTCAACAAAGGACTCTACTACAAGGTTGAGGTGACTCTTCAGAAGGGACAACTTGTGTACCCCGGAATGAGCTGTCGTGCTGAGATTGTTTTGGCTCGCTCCGGTATTGAATTAATCATACCAATAGCGGCAGTAAAACAGCTTGATGGGGTCAATTTTGTTTGGGTTGTTGAAGACAATAAAGCTGTCAAACGTGATATACAGCTTGGTTTGTCTACGGACACTGAGCAGATAGTTTTGTCTGGTCTGGCTCATAAGGAGTTGGTCATTGTTGGGCCTAGTCGTCAAGTGAAAGCATTGAAGAATGGTACTGAGGTGGAGCATAAGGAGAGCTATCATGCATCAATCTAA
- a CDS encoding YIP1 family protein, with protein sequence MTTVTAVNTVLDAFVAPSALFERFEYNQRQSSIVLVILFALILASYYLFFGGMSDEWLLAQQLAQVGDLSIQEREIALEMMAKTLPYTWVFMGGVTIVGHLFTVIGLSLLFTLLGKISSIGMSRFTFRDWFYFISWCQLPWIVNYAGFSFLFLSSSASDLPLSLIHYASFEQLFSNQSVTDTAYGLYTSLNLFLVWSIVISILGLRKCFNMKLAMATFISIFPYVVFFGTWLLFI encoded by the coding sequence ATGACAACCGTTACAGCAGTGAACACAGTACTGGACGCATTTGTTGCTCCGAGTGCTTTATTTGAAAGATTTGAATATAACCAGCGGCAAAGCAGTATTGTTCTAGTGATTCTGTTTGCATTGATTTTGGCTAGTTACTATCTATTTTTTGGTGGTATGTCAGATGAATGGTTGTTAGCACAACAGCTGGCTCAAGTTGGTGATTTGAGTATTCAGGAACGAGAGATTGCACTTGAGATGATGGCGAAAACGTTACCGTATACTTGGGTCTTCATGGGCGGTGTGACTATTGTTGGTCACCTTTTCACTGTTATCGGCTTAAGTCTTTTATTTACTCTTTTAGGTAAGATTTCCAGTATTGGCATGAGCAGGTTTACCTTTAGAGATTGGTTTTATTTTATCTCGTGGTGCCAATTACCTTGGATCGTCAACTATGCCGGGTTCTCCTTTCTTTTTTTGAGCTCTTCAGCATCGGATCTACCTCTTTCGTTAATTCACTATGCCTCTTTTGAGCAGTTATTTTCCAATCAGAGTGTGACAGATACTGCATACGGATTGTATACATCTTTGAACTTGTTCTTGGTTTGGTCGATAGTCATTTCGATTCTAGGTCTTAGAAAGTGTTTTAACATGAAATTGGCAATGGCGACATTTATCTCTATTTTTCCATATGTGGTTTTTTTTGGTACTTGGCTGTTGTTTATATAG